In the genome of Spea bombifrons isolate aSpeBom1 chromosome 11, aSpeBom1.2.pri, whole genome shotgun sequence, one region contains:
- the CUTC gene encoding copper homeostasis protein cutC homolog: MADQGFLMEVCVDSVESAVNAERGGAGRIELCASLIEGGITPTIGLLQVVKQYIQIPVFVMIRPRGGDFLYSDREVEVMKADIRLAKLHGADGLVFGALTEDGRIDTELCMDLLALSRPLPVTFHRAFDMVYDPMLAMETLISLGFERVLTSGCDSTALEGLPLIKRLVEQAKGRIIVLPGGGITERNLQRILEGAGVQEFHCSARSTKDSTMKYRNNSVSMGASLSTSEYSIKVTDVAKVRTLNAMAKNLL, from the exons GGGGAG GCGCTGGTCGCATCGAGCTCTGTGCCAGTCTAATAGAAGGAGGCATCACACCTACCATTG gtCTGCTGCAGGTGGTAAAGCAGTATATCCAGATTCCAGTATTTGTGATGATTCGACCACGAGGTGGTGACTTCCTTTACTCCGACCGCGAGGTGGAAGTAATGAAAGCTGACATCCGCCTCGCCAAACTACACGGTGCTGATGGGCTGGTGTTCGGAGCTTTGACGGAAGACGGTCGAATTGATACAGAATTGTGCATGGATTTACTTG cGCTGTCTCGTCCCCTTCCCGTCACATTTCATCGAG CGTTTGACATGGTTTATGATCCTATGCTTGCCATGGAAACCCTCATCTCTCTGGGATTTGAGCGGGTGCTGACCAGCGGCTGTGACAGTACGGCGTTGGAAGGTCTGCCTCTGATTAAGAGACTGGTGGAACAG GCCAAAGGAAGAATTATAGTTCTGCCAG GGGGTGGCATCACTGAGCGGAATTTGCAGAGGATACTTGAGGGAGCCGGGGTTCAGGAATTCCACTGTTCTGCACGTTCCACCAAGGACTCCACAATGAAGTACAG GAACAATTCTGTATCCATGGGAGCATCCCTTTCTACCTCTGAGTATTCTATCAAGGTTACAGATGTGGCAAAGGTGAGAACCTTGAACGCTATGGCAAAAAACCTCTTGTGA